One segment of Allorhodopirellula heiligendammensis DNA contains the following:
- the gp17 gene encoding tail completion protein gp17 — protein MNAAQRAVRAVILRNPQLAAKLQTATGHAVRPGDASQVDRPPYVLLWRITDRPVHTLNGRESIRIARVQVDSYAATKSEAAAIAQAIGDAVALFQRGNADGVWLAEITEDDTRDRDERNREGADLPLRVVQADYLLTYRDNTPPTL, from the coding sequence ATGAACGCAGCACAAAGAGCCGTCCGCGCCGTGATTCTAAGAAATCCGCAGCTCGCGGCGAAGTTACAGACAGCGACCGGACACGCGGTCCGACCCGGCGACGCTTCCCAAGTCGACCGCCCGCCGTACGTGTTGCTGTGGCGTATCACAGACAGACCCGTCCACACGCTAAACGGCCGCGAATCTATCCGCATCGCGAGGGTGCAGGTTGATAGCTACGCGGCGACGAAGAGCGAAGCGGCCGCAATCGCCCAAGCGATCGGCGACGCCGTCGCGCTCTTCCAGCGCGGAAACGCCGACGGCGTATGGCTCGCGGAGATAACAGAAGACGACACGAGGGACCGCGACGAGCGAAACCGCGAAGGCGCCGACCTGCCCTTGCGAGTAGTGCAAGCCGACTATCTCCTGACGTACCGCGACAACACGCCCCCAACTCTTTGA
- a CDS encoding P27 family phage terminase small subunit, producing the protein MAILKAANEDAPRERLIFYADCFCEYAEATENIERNGVIVANPRTGAPMQNPYLTVRERAMAKLKPMMRRINGDALWAKIDVLTD; encoded by the coding sequence ATGGCGATCCTGAAGGCAGCAAATGAGGACGCACCGAGAGAACGGCTGATCTTCTATGCCGACTGCTTTTGCGAGTACGCGGAAGCGACAGAAAATATCGAACGAAATGGTGTCATTGTCGCGAATCCGCGAACAGGCGCTCCGATGCAGAACCCGTATCTGACTGTTCGAGAGCGCGCGATGGCGAAGCTAAAGCCCATGATGAGACGCATAAATGGCGACGCGCTATGGGCTAAAATTGACGTGCTGACAGACTAA
- a CDS encoding 3-keto-disaccharide hydrolase, which yields MLRTLASVLLLLTGVITLTAADSDDFVELFNGENLQGWTQRNGTATYRVEGDEIVGKTAEGSPNSFLCTDKQYGDFEMTFDVKLDPGLNSGVQIRSQTAGDDPMGRVNGPQVEISYDKMAGYVYGEAAGGWMTADADREPTDLFKQGQWNSYRVVANGDRIQTWINGTQVSDLSHPERFASHPKGFIGLQVHGIKQGTGPFEVRWRNLKLRELP from the coding sequence ATGCTTAGAACTCTTGCATCCGTGCTGTTACTGCTGACAGGCGTCATCACGCTCACAGCCGCTGACAGCGACGACTTTGTCGAACTGTTCAACGGAGAGAATTTGCAGGGCTGGACGCAGCGCAACGGCACGGCGACCTACCGCGTAGAAGGCGATGAGATCGTTGGTAAAACCGCAGAGGGCAGCCCCAACTCATTCTTGTGTACCGACAAACAGTACGGTGATTTTGAAATGACGTTTGATGTGAAGCTCGACCCGGGCCTGAATTCAGGCGTGCAAATACGCTCTCAAACCGCTGGCGACGATCCCATGGGGCGTGTCAACGGGCCTCAGGTGGAAATCTCTTATGACAAGATGGCTGGATACGTTTATGGCGAAGCCGCTGGGGGATGGATGACCGCTGATGCCGATCGCGAGCCAACCGATCTGTTCAAGCAGGGGCAATGGAATTCGTACCGCGTGGTAGCGAATGGTGACAGGATTCAGACTTGGATCAACGGCACGCAAGTTTCCGACCTATCGCATCCGGAGCGTTTCGCCTCCCACCCCAAGGGCTTCATCGGCCTACAAGTCCACGGCATCAAGCAGGGAACGGGCCCCTTTGAAGTTCGGTGGCGTAACTTGAAGCTGCGTGAGCTTCCATAG
- a CDS encoding SGNH/GDSL hydrolase family protein, with product MKTCLIALLALVALPLVNAESPTFAPVSAELIRPRDGLGNVLQKLGEGRHVRIAYLGGSITAANGWRVKSREWFSHEFPNADVAEIHAAIGGTGSDLGVFRVQRDALQYKPDLLFVEFAVNDGGVQPAQIWRAMEGIVRQTWAADSRTDICFVYTFRVGYQDDLQKGVNPRAASAMEMLADHYGIPSINFAKEIVAMETDGDLIFQSAEPTDANVIRFSSDGVHPLDEGHQIYAELVAEGVREIAQSSSPIDHRSKLVNAFVEDHWDAATMIPITSGMLSPEWQALSSENTLAKKFGNRLGTIWEATEPGSKLTFEFRGSTAKLYDLVGPDGGQVIITVDGKRRESPVPRFDHYCTYHRIATLTVASGLSPDDIHTVTVEVDSEQPDRQIIASRLQDPETELRAAKYQGTKFRVGQIMVLTRDQPDSDD from the coding sequence TTGAAAACCTGTCTCATTGCATTGCTCGCACTCGTTGCGCTACCTCTGGTCAATGCAGAATCACCAACTTTCGCGCCCGTCTCAGCCGAGCTCATTCGCCCGCGCGACGGGTTGGGCAACGTGTTGCAAAAACTAGGTGAGGGCAGGCATGTTCGCATCGCCTATCTCGGCGGATCCATCACGGCGGCGAATGGATGGCGAGTAAAATCGCGCGAGTGGTTCAGCCATGAGTTTCCAAACGCCGATGTCGCGGAGATTCATGCTGCGATTGGCGGCACAGGTAGCGATCTCGGGGTTTTCCGTGTCCAACGCGATGCATTGCAGTACAAACCTGATTTGCTATTCGTGGAGTTTGCCGTCAACGATGGCGGCGTCCAGCCTGCTCAGATCTGGAGAGCGATGGAGGGGATCGTGCGACAGACGTGGGCCGCCGATAGCCGTACCGATATCTGTTTCGTGTATACGTTCCGGGTTGGTTATCAAGATGACCTGCAAAAGGGAGTCAATCCACGTGCCGCTTCCGCTATGGAGATGCTGGCGGATCACTACGGTATACCGTCGATCAATTTCGCAAAGGAAATTGTGGCGATGGAAACTGATGGAGATCTGATCTTTCAATCGGCAGAACCGACGGATGCCAACGTCATTCGGTTTTCTTCGGACGGAGTCCACCCGCTCGATGAAGGTCATCAAATCTACGCGGAGCTGGTTGCTGAAGGTGTGCGGGAAATCGCCCAGTCGTCCAGCCCCATCGATCATCGCTCGAAGTTGGTGAACGCCTTCGTCGAAGATCATTGGGACGCCGCTACGATGATACCGATTACCTCCGGCATGCTGTCGCCGGAATGGCAAGCGCTGTCGTCGGAGAACACGCTAGCGAAGAAGTTCGGCAATCGCTTGGGCACGATCTGGGAAGCCACCGAGCCCGGTAGCAAGCTAACGTTTGAATTCCGAGGATCCACGGCAAAACTTTACGACCTGGTGGGGCCCGATGGTGGCCAGGTAATCATCACTGTTGACGGAAAGCGGAGAGAGTCACCTGTACCAAGGTTCGATCATTACTGCACCTATCATCGGATCGCGACTTTGACCGTCGCAAGCGGTCTCAGCCCCGACGACATTCACACCGTGACGGTCGAGGTGGATTCGGAACAGCCCGATCGCCAGATCATCGCCTCTCGGTTGCAGGATCCGGAAACGGAGCTGCGGGCGGCGAAGTATCAGGGCACCAAATTTCGAGTTGGCCAAATTATGGTGCTGACTCGAGATCAACCCGACAGCGACGATTGA
- a CDS encoding phage gp6-like head-tail connector protein, with translation MWTSKAVATPSPIVPLSIIKRHARIFDDDSDGYLLEFLLPAAVATVERDTRWQIAPLQIESERLHAGTREIDLPIGPFVSATIKSIDAAGNENEEAGEVKHDGRMPGRLLLPAIATPHTAVVVTARIGSAQPEPSIALMICALIAHWHEHPEAVTADGEAKEVPLGYSHLARALDPMRDAFTIAGAEKC, from the coding sequence ATGTGGACAAGCAAAGCCGTCGCGACGCCGTCGCCAATCGTGCCGCTGTCGATAATCAAACGGCACGCGAGAATCTTCGACGATGACAGCGACGGCTACCTGCTGGAGTTCCTGCTGCCGGCCGCGGTGGCAACCGTTGAACGGGATACGCGTTGGCAGATAGCACCATTGCAAATTGAATCGGAGCGGTTGCACGCAGGAACCCGCGAGATCGACCTGCCGATCGGGCCTTTCGTTTCAGCGACAATAAAGAGCATCGACGCCGCCGGCAACGAGAACGAGGAAGCCGGCGAAGTCAAACACGATGGGAGAATGCCCGGCCGGCTTCTCTTGCCAGCGATCGCGACCCCGCACACCGCGGTCGTAGTAACCGCGAGGATCGGCAGCGCGCAGCCGGAGCCGTCAATCGCGTTGATGATCTGCGCCCTCATTGCGCATTGGCACGAGCACCCGGAAGCAGTGACCGCCGACGGCGAAGCGAAAGAAGTGCCCCTGGGGTACTCACACCTCGCGCGGGCGTTGGACCCAATGCGGGACGCCTTCACAATCGCGGGCGCCGAGAAATGCTAA
- a CDS encoding HK97 gp10 family phage protein, translated as MITQKLETNQDAATLVERIEANLRAGALTKAAKAAGQIVVDDAKPRVTAPGYKGDKAGLPALRDSIVVVVRDYPTITLAIVGAAWPDGAHGHLVENGHLQKLKDGTTMHVPPHPWLRPAVDATQAAQQNAVEAELIAAAPEK; from the coding sequence GTGATAACCCAGAAACTCGAAACGAATCAGGACGCCGCAACGCTGGTCGAACGAATCGAAGCAAACCTAAGAGCCGGCGCACTCACAAAAGCCGCAAAAGCGGCCGGACAGATCGTGGTGGACGACGCGAAACCGCGAGTAACGGCGCCGGGATACAAAGGCGACAAAGCAGGGCTTCCAGCACTCCGCGATAGCATCGTTGTTGTGGTCCGAGACTATCCGACGATAACGCTTGCAATCGTCGGCGCTGCATGGCCGGACGGAGCACACGGACACCTGGTGGAAAACGGACACCTTCAAAAATTGAAGGACGGAACGACGATGCACGTACCGCCCCATCCCTGGTTGCGGCCGGCCGTCGACGCGACCCAAGCCGCGCAACAGAACGCGGTGGAAGCCGAACTAATAGCAGCAGCGCCCGAGAAATGA
- a CDS encoding DNA-methyltransferase: MAANNSDSDTMICEACKRKQTAAVNGNGWKAYHGKSEHVLSDLADGSVGAVITDPPYGTGANGVTARTASTSTKYRTTGAAELPEFAGDSLLPEAWSAMMSKVWRECYRVCGEGAVVLAFCDWRAFHPMLTQITSVGFKSRGVVVWNKGRGARPTKNGFRAQSEFIIYASKGKLRERPNPFYGDGVINCTTKVNNKRHTTEKPLQLMAELIKCAAPGALIVDPFQGSGTTGEAAIAAGYEFIGIEETEAYHKIATERLRNAER; encoded by the coding sequence GTGGCTGCAAATAACAGCGATAGCGACACAATGATCTGCGAAGCCTGCAAACGAAAACAAACCGCCGCGGTGAACGGCAACGGATGGAAAGCCTACCACGGGAAAAGCGAACACGTCTTGAGCGACCTAGCAGACGGGAGCGTGGGCGCTGTGATAACCGACCCGCCATATGGGACCGGCGCAAACGGCGTAACGGCGCGAACCGCTTCGACCTCGACGAAATACCGAACGACCGGAGCCGCAGAGCTTCCCGAATTCGCCGGCGATTCACTGCTGCCCGAAGCTTGGTCCGCGATGATGTCGAAAGTATGGCGCGAGTGCTACCGAGTATGCGGCGAAGGCGCGGTCGTGCTGGCGTTCTGCGATTGGCGAGCGTTCCACCCAATGCTCACCCAAATAACAAGCGTAGGGTTCAAATCTCGTGGCGTAGTAGTTTGGAACAAAGGACGTGGAGCCCGGCCGACAAAGAACGGCTTCCGCGCACAATCCGAGTTCATCATTTACGCGAGCAAAGGGAAGCTTCGAGAACGCCCGAACCCGTTTTACGGCGACGGCGTGATCAATTGCACGACAAAGGTAAACAACAAGCGACACACCACCGAGAAGCCGCTGCAGCTAATGGCCGAACTGATCAAGTGCGCAGCCCCGGGCGCCTTGATTGTCGACCCGTTCCAGGGAAGCGGAACAACCGGAGAAGCAGCGATCGCGGCCGGCTATGAGTTTATCGGCATCGAAGAGACCGAAGCCTACCACAAGATAGCGACGGAGCGACTGAGGAACGCCGAAAGGTGA
- a CDS encoding phage portal protein — MGRILNAIADIIAPERRNAMTPTMENPNASIVDSLNSSIAGFGNALTVEKLAGYPPVAQAVGMIAGDCASLPLATYKRNGKNRDKDKSHESYSLLNLDGAPNEYTTAFDMWFDFYHDALLRGCGLLWIERRGIKPIAMHRLDPDAWRPVKVNRRVYWVNYGTPPIVLPEADVLHHSGVRLDGLTPSSPIRRYADTFKTGTSLQKFAASFFENGAHVGGVLRAPQGASPAAIDNVEEGVRTKANPANWFKTLILRDGFEFIRTSASPKDAQLGELDETETRHVAQIYNIPPSRLGLKDSVAYNSLEQEEKRYIRSTCGPHLRRVMAQANRKLLRPSEMGTHFIEYVIDALQWTDGAARANIATQGIQAGWLETNEVRRWYNLPTKEKPENEAEPDNKVAE; from the coding sequence ATGGGAAGAATCCTAAACGCGATCGCCGACATCATCGCGCCGGAACGCCGGAACGCGATGACGCCGACGATGGAAAACCCAAACGCTTCAATTGTCGATTCGCTGAACAGCTCGATCGCGGGATTTGGCAACGCGTTAACCGTCGAAAAGCTGGCAGGATATCCACCAGTGGCGCAAGCCGTGGGGATGATCGCGGGCGACTGCGCGAGTTTACCGTTGGCGACTTACAAGCGAAACGGAAAGAACCGCGACAAAGACAAGTCGCACGAATCCTATAGCCTGCTGAATTTGGACGGGGCGCCGAACGAATACACCACCGCCTTCGACATGTGGTTCGATTTTTACCATGACGCCCTGCTGCGCGGTTGCGGTCTGTTATGGATCGAACGCCGCGGAATAAAGCCTATCGCGATGCATCGACTCGACCCTGACGCGTGGCGACCCGTGAAGGTGAACCGCCGGGTGTATTGGGTGAATTACGGAACCCCGCCGATTGTGTTACCAGAGGCAGACGTTTTGCACCATAGCGGCGTAAGACTCGACGGATTGACACCGTCGTCCCCCATTCGCCGATACGCGGACACGTTCAAAACCGGAACATCGCTACAAAAATTCGCCGCTTCGTTCTTTGAGAACGGGGCGCACGTTGGCGGAGTGTTAAGAGCACCACAAGGCGCGAGCCCGGCAGCAATCGACAACGTCGAAGAGGGAGTCCGCACCAAAGCGAACCCGGCGAACTGGTTCAAAACCTTGATTCTGCGAGACGGCTTCGAGTTTATTCGCACATCGGCGAGCCCAAAGGACGCGCAGCTGGGCGAACTCGATGAAACAGAGACCCGACACGTCGCGCAAATCTACAACATACCGCCGTCGCGACTGGGCTTGAAAGATTCCGTCGCCTACAACTCCCTAGAGCAGGAAGAGAAGCGATACATTCGCTCCACTTGCGGTCCGCACTTGCGCCGGGTGATGGCACAAGCGAACCGAAAGCTACTCAGGCCGAGCGAGATGGGGACGCACTTTATCGAGTACGTGATTGACGCGCTACAGTGGACCGACGGAGCCGCTCGAGCGAACATTGCAACGCAAGGAATCCAAGCCGGATGGCTAGAAACAAACGAGGTGCGCCGATGGTACAACTTGCCGACCAAAGAGAAGCCCGAAAACGAAGCCGAACCCGACAATAAGGTAGCCGAATGA
- a CDS encoding phage major capsid protein encodes MAKLQELREKREKIRAAIEETRTTINGRKENADYKGPAITPEERSAFDKKKAEYLAVQAEIKAEEGASEVEQFLTETAQHEERTRRGPNGRHDPTADDPLFAGSSRTFGDAFENRDSMRQHAIQENRRALAMQSWGVLAGGGSLTTEQRQAVHDTGFDLAGDITIPCLPTEQLQELRQIASRWDKEQRAEIVNRRIGGLVQEARAVAAVAGTSDYANLAPQVATVALERAMITIGGLVNAADVMVTATGARMAWPTMDDTSNEGKQIDEVTPQSLDGAKPTTGQLVLASYEFWSDFIRAGNVTMRDSPTAFVAAIAAMIGERIGRAVNRKATTGNGAGTLKGIEHQLPVGFEMATATTYAWSDLYKVKYSVDQIHRAVASWMMNDEVLVELMVLTDDNGRPILIEPNDGALPRLLNRPVVTNNHMVAHGTAEPTRPRAIFGDLMKYKLRFVGDVRTQKYSERFGEYDQTGFDGKRGADGGLLNAGTPPVKGYTPAP; translated from the coding sequence GTGGCAAAATTACAAGAACTGCGCGAGAAGCGCGAGAAGATTCGCGCAGCAATCGAAGAGACTCGCACCACGATCAACGGCCGGAAAGAAAACGCCGATTACAAGGGCCCCGCGATCACGCCAGAGGAACGCTCCGCTTTCGACAAGAAGAAAGCCGAATATCTCGCGGTTCAAGCGGAAATCAAAGCCGAAGAAGGCGCGAGCGAAGTCGAGCAGTTTCTGACCGAAACCGCGCAGCACGAAGAGCGGACCCGCCGCGGTCCGAACGGCAGGCATGATCCGACGGCCGACGACCCGCTTTTCGCCGGAAGTAGCCGGACATTCGGCGACGCCTTCGAAAACCGGGATTCCATGCGGCAACATGCGATCCAGGAAAACCGCCGAGCCCTCGCGATGCAATCCTGGGGCGTGCTCGCGGGCGGTGGAAGCTTGACGACTGAGCAGCGACAAGCCGTGCACGACACAGGCTTCGACCTCGCGGGAGACATCACAATCCCTTGCTTGCCGACGGAGCAGCTACAAGAGCTGCGCCAAATCGCGAGCCGTTGGGACAAAGAGCAACGCGCCGAAATCGTAAACCGTCGAATCGGCGGACTAGTCCAAGAAGCCCGCGCCGTCGCTGCCGTCGCAGGAACCAGCGACTACGCAAACCTCGCCCCACAAGTCGCGACCGTCGCGTTGGAGCGAGCAATGATCACAATCGGCGGACTCGTTAACGCGGCCGATGTGATGGTAACGGCGACGGGCGCCCGGATGGCATGGCCGACGATGGACGACACGTCCAATGAAGGAAAGCAGATTGACGAGGTTACACCGCAATCGCTCGACGGAGCAAAGCCGACGACCGGACAGTTGGTCCTGGCATCCTATGAGTTTTGGAGCGACTTTATCCGCGCCGGCAACGTGACGATGAGAGATTCACCTACCGCATTCGTCGCGGCAATCGCCGCGATGATTGGCGAGCGAATCGGGCGTGCAGTGAACCGCAAAGCGACGACGGGGAACGGAGCCGGAACGCTAAAAGGCATCGAACACCAATTGCCCGTGGGCTTCGAGATGGCCACCGCCACGACCTACGCATGGTCGGACCTTTACAAAGTGAAGTATTCCGTTGACCAAATCCACCGCGCCGTGGCTTCGTGGATGATGAACGACGAGGTGCTCGTTGAACTGATGGTGCTGACTGACGACAACGGCCGGCCGATTCTCATTGAGCCAAACGATGGAGCCCTGCCCCGGTTGCTAAATCGTCCGGTTGTGACAAACAACCACATGGTCGCGCACGGGACCGCCGAGCCAACCCGGCCGCGTGCGATTTTTGGCGACCTAATGAAGTACAAACTTCGCTTTGTGGGTGACGTGCGAACGCAGAAGTATAGCGAGCGATTCGGCGAGTATGACCAGACCGGCTTCGACGGGAAACGCGGCGCCGACGGCGGTCTCCTGAATGCAGGAACGCCACCGGTGAAGGGCTACACGCCAGCACCGTAA
- a CDS encoding phage head closure protein: protein MAANNGNALMAGDLRIGKLRDRIDVARPNRTEDASTGEILIAWETVARGLPAEIKTSQAEREAGSKQTQTTRHAITVRYRSDLAGETDRRLIVDGIACEITASIDPDRRRRWLQITAIATQ, encoded by the coding sequence ATGGCGGCTAATAACGGAAATGCATTGATGGCCGGAGACCTGCGAATCGGAAAGTTACGCGACCGAATCGACGTAGCGCGGCCGAACCGGACCGAGGATGCATCGACCGGCGAAATCCTGATCGCTTGGGAAACGGTCGCGCGTGGCCTGCCGGCCGAAATCAAAACGAGCCAAGCCGAGCGGGAAGCCGGAAGCAAACAAACGCAAACAACCCGACACGCGATCACAGTCCGCTATCGTTCCGACCTCGCGGGAGAAACCGACCGACGGCTAATCGTTGACGGGATCGCTTGCGAAATAACCGCCTCGATCGACCCCGACCGCCGCCGAAGGTGGCTGCAAATAACAGCGATAGCGACACAATGA
- a CDS encoding YciI family protein, giving the protein MKYMLLIYGAEKSWTESEREACMIESMGICQELEAQGKWIAASPLHSIDTATSVQVREGRRQITDGPFAETTEQLGGYYIIDVDDLDEAIAIAARLPPAKKGTVEIRPLLDLPELPQPTAVPGELSND; this is encoded by the coding sequence ATGAAATACATGCTACTAATATACGGGGCCGAAAAATCCTGGACCGAGAGCGAACGGGAAGCCTGCATGATCGAGTCGATGGGAATCTGTCAGGAACTCGAAGCTCAAGGCAAATGGATCGCAGCATCACCGCTGCATTCAATCGATACCGCCACCAGCGTCCAGGTTCGTGAGGGTCGACGTCAAATCACCGACGGCCCCTTCGCTGAGACCACCGAGCAACTCGGTGGCTACTACATCATCGACGTCGACGACCTCGACGAAGCGATCGCGATCGCCGCACGGTTGCCGCCGGCGAAGAAGGGCACCGTCGAAATACGACCGCTGCTGGACCTCCCCGAGCTTCCACAACCTACTGCCGTGCCAGGCGAATTGAGTAACGATTAG
- a CDS encoding HK97 family phage prohead protease, whose amino-acid sequence MTKTEKRSALLPRSRAAIESRADGDAPVLISGYGAVYFDANDPETEYRVDFDLVERFRPGCFDKFLASDRDCFCAPFHDERRVLGRRSRLLQLSSDRRGLRYAVPYDPEDPDHVSIGAKIRRGDVSGASISFAAIAEEWRRDEENDRVIREVIEAELFHVGPVVGEAYAGTTAEIRTDAGGNWDMLQQRKAAFLAAESQGADELLFELDYLLLQ is encoded by the coding sequence ATGACCAAGACCGAAAAGCGATCCGCACTTCTACCGCGATCGCGAGCCGCGATCGAAAGCCGAGCCGATGGCGACGCCCCGGTCCTCATTAGCGGATATGGCGCCGTTTATTTCGACGCGAACGACCCCGAAACGGAGTACCGGGTAGACTTCGACCTGGTCGAACGCTTTCGCCCCGGATGCTTCGACAAGTTCCTCGCGAGCGATCGCGATTGTTTTTGCGCACCGTTTCACGACGAACGCCGGGTGCTCGGAAGACGTTCGCGCCTACTTCAATTGTCGAGCGACCGCCGCGGCTTGCGATACGCTGTGCCCTACGATCCCGAAGACCCGGACCACGTATCAATCGGCGCGAAAATTCGCCGCGGTGACGTGAGCGGCGCGAGTATCTCATTTGCAGCGATCGCGGAAGAGTGGCGCCGCGATGAAGAAAACGACCGGGTGATACGCGAAGTGATCGAAGCGGAACTATTCCACGTTGGCCCGGTAGTCGGCGAAGCCTACGCAGGAACGACCGCCGAAATCAGAACCGACGCGGGCGGAAATTGGGACATGTTGCAACAGAGAAAAGCGGCTTTCCTCGCGGCCGAATCGCAAGGAGCCGACGAGCTACTTTTCGAACTTGACTACCTCCTTTTGCAATAA
- a CDS encoding sugar phosphate isomerase/epimerase family protein: MSKSAITVSLVQEARGGPFVFWDGLSDAFSRAAALGFDAIEIFAPGPDAVDRGELQQLVDSTGLGVAAVGTGAGMVKHGLSLTDPDPGRRIAAREFIESMIDFGGQFSAPAIIGSMQGRYGGEISHEQALDYLAESVEILASRAASYNVPLIYEPLNRYETNLINTVSDGVAFLGRLATDNVKLLADLFHMNIEEANIAEAIVAGAQHIGHVHLVDSNRRAAGLGHMDYSPIASALRAIDYDGYLCAEAFPLPDSQTSAEKTIETVQQFFS, encoded by the coding sequence ATGTCCAAATCAGCCATCACAGTGAGTCTAGTCCAGGAGGCTCGCGGCGGGCCATTCGTTTTTTGGGATGGATTGTCGGATGCTTTCTCTCGGGCGGCCGCCCTGGGCTTCGATGCCATCGAAATTTTTGCGCCAGGCCCGGACGCGGTCGATCGGGGCGAACTGCAGCAGCTCGTCGACAGCACGGGCCTGGGTGTGGCGGCCGTGGGGACAGGCGCCGGGATGGTCAAACATGGCCTGAGCCTGACGGATCCTGATCCGGGCCGACGGATAGCAGCACGAGAGTTCATTGAGTCCATGATTGACTTTGGCGGTCAGTTCTCAGCTCCAGCGATTATCGGCTCGATGCAGGGTCGCTATGGTGGGGAAATCAGTCATGAGCAAGCACTTGATTATCTTGCCGAATCGGTCGAGATCCTCGCGAGCCGCGCCGCCTCGTACAATGTGCCGCTAATCTATGAGCCGCTCAATCGCTACGAGACGAATTTGATCAACACGGTCAGCGATGGTGTGGCGTTCCTGGGGAGGCTCGCGACAGACAACGTGAAACTGCTCGCGGATCTGTTTCATATGAATATCGAAGAGGCCAACATTGCCGAAGCGATCGTGGCGGGTGCCCAGCATATTGGGCACGTGCATCTAGTGGATTCCAATCGCCGCGCCGCTGGATTGGGCCACATGGATTATTCGCCAATCGCCTCGGCGCTGCGGGCGATCGACTACGATGGGTATCTGTGCGCCGAAGCGTTTCCGTTGCCCGATTCGCAAACATCGGCCGAGAAGACAATTGAAACAGTGCAACAATTCTTCTCATAG
- a CDS encoding VOC family protein yields MQPNPVCWFEIYVDDLERATKFYETVLDTKLEKLDSPVESLEMMAFPMSMESPGASGALCRMDGIKCGGGSTIVYFNTKDCGVEASRIEAAGGKVHMPKTPIGQYGFIALGVDTEGNVFGLHSSNGVPCPEGT; encoded by the coding sequence ATGCAACCCAATCCCGTTTGCTGGTTCGAAATTTATGTGGACGACTTGGAGCGTGCCACTAAATTCTATGAAACCGTGCTAGACACCAAGCTTGAGAAGCTAGACTCGCCCGTGGAAAGCCTGGAAATGATGGCGTTTCCCATGTCAATGGAATCACCGGGAGCCTCTGGTGCGTTGTGCCGAATGGACGGCATCAAGTGCGGCGGCGGAAGCACGATCGTGTATTTCAACACGAAAGACTGCGGCGTTGAAGCGTCGAGGATCGAAGCTGCCGGTGGAAAAGTTCACATGCCAAAGACGCCCATCGGGCAGTATGGCTTCATCGCACTTGGGGTCGACACGGAAGGCAACGTTTTCGGATTGCACTCGAGCAATGGCGTACCATGCCCCGAAGGGACCTAG